TGTGGattaacattaatatttcactcttactttcacatcacatcaacaTTTTTGTATCCTGTAATAATTCTGTCATGTCCAATGTCGTGTTTTACCAAAATTTCACACAGTCTGTTGAGACCtgatttcattttgtaaaatttaTTAACACATATTGACGACAGCCCTTGGGTTTTGATTGGACAAGACATGGAGGGCAGCTtggaaacagacacagacagttcACACGTCTGTTGTGAAACATGACGTCGTCACATGTATTTCTCAAATAAGAACAGATCACATGTTAGAGAACAACTGCAAAAGAAATCAGACGCACAAAAATGCATAGCTGGAAAgcaaagacattaaaaggtgAGGACTAGCATTATTCTTTTTTGTTcttactgtcctgtcctgtcaaACCCAACGCTTCCTACTCAGGGTGGAAATCTGAAATGGCTCAAAaatgtatacatgtatacattATCCAAATGTGGTGGTCTGGTGTTTGGGTCTGCAGGCAGTGCATGAGGCAAATGGTTccaaataaactacagtgtgaaTGTGTTAGGATATGGATTCACAGACAATATTTTGTCtggttttggtcattttatgACGTTTGGTGACACtaagaaatacagaaaattcCCAGGTTTGGAAAACTTGTGGCATGAGGTCAAACTGTGATTTGGAATGTGGCAGAAACTAGTTctcacatacaaaaaaaaacaaaacactgagacGTCCtaacaacaaatcaaatcacTGAATCCCAAAAGGATTTTCTGAATTGTGAATCACGCGGCAGTATGCGTAGTAGAGGACAGcagctaacacagctaacagcagcagccgTCGGATTACCTTCCACACGCTGCCTCCAGACTTTGCGACTGACTGCCTGGATCCTGctgcgctgtgattggctgttttGTTGGTGATCTGAACAGGAGGCCTGAAGCACAGGAGGGAGACTTAGACCAGCTGATGAACTCATTTTGTCAGACGCACCTCTAATTTACATTACAATACTCACTCTGTGTCTGAGTCTgactcttcatcatcatcatcttcttcttcatctggCTCCTCATGTCCTCGTCGTTTGTGCCTGAACGTAGGAAGACACACATTTCAATCCATCAAGTTAGTCAAAGTCATTAATACAAAGTAAACGTTGCTATCAGGTCAGTATGAGACCGATCTGCAGTGTATTCCCAGTGTGGGAAAGTAGccgagtacatttactcaagcacttCTGCTTTATTTGCATATATTATACTGCTGTTTACATAATGGCCACCGCACTTCAGAAGATAATACTTGACTTTTGTATTGTATGAAAACTAACAGGCTGgagtgctgctgctcttttgtcTTGTGGCTCTAAACTGAGAGCTGCTGTAAAGTaagcagctgtaaaataagTCATACAGTCCTGGTCATCATTATTGGCACCCATGAAATGTAAGTACATAATGTAGAATATCTcctgaaaaaaatgaatctaTAGACAACTCATCAGcaaatgataaaacaacaattaaaaaaaaaaaaacaataggaggaaaaaatagaaaatctaGAAAAGATTGCTGTGACGCTGGTATTGGCACCCTTTAAATCagtgtgggggaaaaaaacccattttGACTCACCTGTGACAAATCAGAAATTAGAATCACCTGTGTCAAACTGTCAGTGCCCACATGACGGGAATTAGCCAATGAATTATGacctaaatgttttaaaaagctaCGTTACGTCCTGTTCATTTGTCACAATGGTGAAGACAAAGGAGCTGCCTGAGGACATCAGAACTGCTATTATTAGCAAACACGAGACCTCTAAAGGGTATAAGGTCATCTCCAAGGACCTCGGTAACCCTGTTTCAACAGTGCGCAATGTTATTGAGAAGTTTGCAAAGCATGGAACTGTCGAGAACCTCCCTGGACGTGTGGGGAAGAGCAAAATCGATGAGAGAAATCTTTGAAGGTTAGTGCGAACCATGGAAAAAACACCACGTAAAACATCCAAAGACCTGCAAGCTGACCTGGAACAATCTGGGGTAATGGTTTCAACATGTACGATACGCCGAGAAAGACACTATTgttgaaaaaaagacataaaaaggaaCGACTGATCTTTGCCAAAGAGGACCTGGACAAACCACAATCCTTCTGGGAAAATGTTCTGTGGACAGAGGAAACAATAATAGAACTTTTTGGCTACGCACACCAACAATTTGTTTACAGGCGGCGAAATGAAGCTCGTAGGGAAAAGAACACCCTCCCAACAGTTAAGCATGGTGGAGGATCCATaatgctttgctgcatctggtaCTGGAGGCCTTCACCGTATCACAGGAATCATGAAATCAGAGGATTACCAAgagattttaaaacaaaatgtgctacCCAGTAAAAAAAATGGACTGTTTTAAACTGGCCAGCAATGAGTCCTGATCTCAATCCAATCGAAAATCTATGGTGTGAGCTGAAATCTGCCACTGGGGGAAGGAATGCTGCAAACGTTCAGGAGCAAAGGAAGAGTGGGAGAAAATACCAGGGTGTGCAACCAAATATTAAGGAGGGATGCCttcattttttgtttcctctttgaaaGTAGAACATGtaagatgtaaaaatgttttttgttaaattacttTGGAAATCCAGTAATACAATTCTGATATTCATttggtacattttcatttatttctgaagaTATTGTAAAAGGTTTTGCAAAAAATGAAAGGGTGCCAATAATAGTGACCAGGACTGTACATTTCATAGAGTAAATTTATGAATCTCCATTCCCTGCTCCCATATTTTGTGCCCCTGGTCAGAAACACCCTCATAGTACATGAGACCAaactttctttcattttgcaGGTGCAAAGTCCTTAGTAAATCCACCCTTTAATCTAGCTATAACTAGTGCAGCAGCCTTGTTCTgttctttcttgtttttaacaCAGCCACCATTTTTGGgaactttaaaaagaaaaaagaggaaccACAGGATCTGGTTCTTTCCTGGGTCTCTGTGCTGAACTAGACCTTGGAGGcgacacacacaaaagcagaaatggTCGGAGGTGTGGGGTTAATAGAGGTTCCCTCACAGGTTAATCAGGGCATgatcttgtgtttgtgtgttaaaacTGTACTCACATGTCCCCATATGCATCATGTCTAACctgtgaaaatgaaagcaggATAGTTTGTAAAATTATTTCCAGTCACAGCGCAGAGGAATgtggcacaaacacagaagGGAGGGACAGGCCGGACTCACCGTGTGGTATGTGATGTAGgtgacctcctcctctgtgaagcagtacaaaacacacattacgGAGATGATAAAAGGTGAATgaacatatgtatgtatgtatgtaagtgCACGAGAGCAGTGGAGAAACCGAAGTCACATTCCTTGAAAAGCTGATTCAGATTCGGATACTTTTCTAATTAGTATTGTTCACAGACAGGCGCTAATGAGAAGAATCATTAGCTGCATTCCTACTAAAGAACAcgtctcacaaacacactgcaggatGTTCATGAGCCCACAGATGACCGATGAGAGAAGAGACGCACCAGTGTGAGGAGCCTCCTACCTTCCTCTCTGTAGTAGGTCTTATCAGACGAGCCTTTCGCTGCAGCGGCCTCCATGGCCTTCTCAAGCTTCTTCTCATACAGACTCCGAGTCGAGTCTGTTCACACAAGCACATTAGCAGCGTCTCAGTATCCTAAAATATACAACATACGACTCGTCTGCATCAAATAACTGGATGGAATTAGGAGAAAACAATgctaaacatttcaaataaactgGTGTATTGTGAAAATCTCTATGGATTAGATTCTAATATATGAATCTCATTCTATTCTATGTATTTATGCTGTTTCATAAAGGTTTAACTGTGGATTACTCAGAATATGGAGAAAAACAGCCAAAGTATGAACAGATGTAAAAGAACTAGAAGAGCAAATCAAAGACACGGTAAACACTACTCAGGAAATACTGCTTTGACAGAAGATGGCCAAAATGTCTAGACTCTAAATGTGGAGTGAAATCACGGATCAagttctctttgtctttgtgaaatCAGTCATTCCTACCGACTATGGGTCCATGTTTGATGCCATGTTCCTCAAGCAGCTTAGAGATCTCCTCATCACTTTTCTCGCTCAAAGAcatctgcagacagacagacagatagacagtcAGTCAGATAGATAGACAGTCAGGTACAGtggggaaaataagtatttgatacaCTGCTGATCTTGCAAGTTTTCCCACTTACAAAGAATGGAGAGTCTGTAATGTTTATcgtaggtacacttcaactgtgagagacagaatctaaaaaaaacaaaatccagaaaaacacattgtatgatttttaaataattaatttgcattttattgcatgAATTAAGTATTTGATCACCTACCAACCAGCAAGAATTCTGGCTCTCACAGTCCTGTTAGTTTGTCTTTAAGAAGCCCTCCTATTCTCCACTCATTACctgtataaaagacacctgtcaaCACACTCAGTCAATCAGACTCCAACCTgtccaagaccaaagagctgtctgAGGACACCAGggacaaaattgtagacctgcatgAGGCCGGGATGGACTACAGGACAACAGGCAAGCAGCTTGGTGAGAAGATGACAATCGTGGGGTATTGATGATCATGAGAAAGGTGAGGGATCAGCCCAGAACTACACAGGAGGAGCTGGTCAATGACCTGAAGAGAGCTGGGACCACAATGGTAAGGTTACCATTAGTAATACACTACGCCGTCCTGCAGCGCACACACGGTCCCCCTGCTCAAGCCAGCACACATCCAGACCGTCTGAAGTTTGCCAATGAGCATCTGGATGATCCAGAGGAGACATGGGAGAAGGTCATGTggtcagatgagaccaaaatagagcttTTTGGTTTAAAGTCCACTCGGCGTgtttggaggaagaagaaggatgaacagtgaagcatgggggtggaaacaaCGTACTTTAGGGGTGCTTTTCTGCAAAGGGGACAGGACGACTGCACCGTATTGAGGGGAGGATGGATGGGGtcatgtatcgtgagattttggGCAACAACCTCCTTCCCTCAGTAAGAGCATTGAAGACGGGTCGGGGCTGGGTCTTCCAGTGTGACagtgacccaaaacacacagccagggCAACTAAGGAGCGGCTCTGTAAGAAGCATTttaaggtcctggagtggcctagccagtctccagaccCGAACccaatagaaaatctttggagggagctGAAActccgtgttgcccagcgacgGCCCCGAAACCTGACAGGTCTGGAGGAGCTCTGTGTGGAGGAGTGGGCCAAGAtccctgctgcagtgtgagccAACCTGGTCAAGAACTACAGGAAACGTCTGACCTCTGGGATTGTAAACAAAGGTTTCTGTACCACATATTAAGTTCTCTTTTTCTATTGTATCAAATACTTAATTcatgcaataaaatgcaaattaattatttaaaaatcatacaatgtgtttttctggatttttttttttttctctcacagttgaagtgtacctacgATAAACATTACAGACTCTCCATTCTTTGTAAGTGGGAAAACTTGCAAGATCGGCAGTGTATCTAATACTTATTCTCCCCactgtagacagacagacagacaggcaggcaggcagacagatcGCTCCTCGCTGTGGACCCATGCCGCCCTGTCAAAGCTCGCCGTGGCGCGCAGGAACCAAATGAAACCCACAGATTTATAATCCTGAGCTCTGAATAACCGCCTTTAAAAGAGCACTCGGAGGGTTTGATGGTTTAAAGTTGACTTTAAATGATCTCACTCACCTTAGAAAGGCGCGAACAGTCCGGGACCGAGTCCTGCGTGTGTGCAGGCAGGGCGGGCTGGAGCTGCGCGGTGGGTGGATCATGGCTGTGGCACACCTACAGAGGATCATGGAGCTCCACCAGCAGGCTGCTCTGCTGGGCTCAGTCAACTAGTAATCAACTACTGTGGAATTCATTTCTTACATGAATGGATGAGTGTGATTCTGTGTGGCAGCGGTGTGGAACATGTGCTTGGGACTAAGGTTCTCCTACAGAGGAGTTTATTTTCATGAGACAAACTTCTGTATGTTCTCCACTTCTATTCAATTTATCATTGATGGTTCTGGGTGTGTATAACCAAAATACACTTGGAAATAACACTAGCCTGCTACTGCAAAACCACTACTATTAAAATGAACGCTGATAATGATTTAGATCCCATCCATTCACACATCCATTGTTTAATACATCATTTGTTCCTCAGACTGTTCCTGTTGCCTTCATACTTAACAAGAGTCTTACACACACCAAACCTTCTTCTCTTATAGAATTTAAATAGATGGCTTCATGAAAATGGCATGCCTGTTGCTCCAGGCTCTGCATAAACATTCCCTGTGCTGCAGCGCGCTCTGCAGGCAAACACTGAGTCAGGAGTCAGGCCTAATAAGGACATGTTGGAGATTTCCAGGAAGGGCGTTGGCTGCACACTCCAGTAACATACACATTTTCCACTCTCTGGAAACTTCTGTGGATGTGCACTTATCATTACTGGTATTCTTACTCTGCTTTATCAGAGCAGCCTTcacatttagataaaaaaaaacagtgtcaaaGAGTGAAGCGCTTTAGTTTTTAGGGCTCACTGAAATcacaacacaagcacactcTGTCCCTAATGACACCTACTTTATAACTTAACTGATCCATTCATCCAAAATGACCCACACAAAGTTTAAAGACAGAATAAACAGACACgagattgacagaaaaatacttAGACAAGTTTATTGTGTATCAAAATACTGTCTTACAAACacttttaaagcctttttttattttttatttaggaCAAGATTCATTTTTATGTTCTGAAAGAAAGATTACGCATAAAGCCAGCTGGGAGGGGGTGGCGGCTGAAGGGGGTGAGATACAAACactgagcagaaaacaaagcaacatcGGCTCTCTTGTTTTTGGTCATCGTGTTTTCAGGACGTGACAAACCACAAAATCATCTTCAGCCCTTCTGCCCAGCACAACATACGGaacttccctttttttttttttaaaactttttaattcATATGAAAAGTTTTCATACTCAGAGGTGAACCACCACAAACACACGGCACGTCATGTTGGCGTTGTTCTCAGTCAGAGGCCGTCTGTATCCTAAGAGCTTTACGACCTAATGAGCATGCAGAGCACATGTCGGTATCACAcgttaaaacacacagaaagcatCGTTGAGCAGCAGTGGTGTTGAGAGCATGTGTGAGACAAACCATGAGTAAGctaatgtgaaatgtgtctttCACCATATCTTTAGTCTCTTGCTATTATTTCCACCTACTCTAATCCACACAACGGCTTTAAGAACAGCAGTGCCTAAAACTGGATCACACTAGCAGCAGGTAAAACGACCGGGTTAGTTAAAGAGCATCATGAACACCACGTGCCGGAGTGGTCTGGGCCATGCTGAGCATTTGTTGTTCCAAGTAAAGCTGACTTTTATACAGACAATTAGAGGTCTTCCATCAAAGCGTGTCAAGAGCTCTTTCACACATTCTTACATCTCACCCATCTCAGCTTAGGAAGGAACGTTTCCTCTGACACTCTTTGGCTCAAGTCCTGTGATTGCTCATATAAAAGTGAATCCATTATTTACGTATGTAAGAGTAGCTCCTCCAGTGTAAACAGTAACCTTCGATCCAATGCTGGGCTCAGCGGGGCCAAAATCTACTGCTGCTACACTACGCTAAGCTAACCTATTATATTCTACACTATTCAGACAAGTTTACTAACATCTACTCATGTCCAcgactgaaaatgtaaaaagcctAAGGCACAATAGTTTGCTGGCTTACAGTAATAAAAAGGTGCAACTTTTTCCTCCCTCAATTTATTGAATGGTGTGAATACCAGAAGAATGAGACaagaaattgataaaaaaatgacCATTAGGAGAGAAATATTCTGTGTTTATGCATCATCATTCATCTTTGGGAGATTCTGGACTGGATTACAGCGAAGATGTTGGTTTTCAAATATTCACTTGTGGAAAAGCAGAGATCTGGCTGAGGGTCGACACTGATGCGAGAGTTTGTTTTGTAGTTAATTGTTATAAAATAAGACACCAAAGAAAGAGCCAGAAATCTTAATTTGTAACATGGGAGGGGACTTGGAGCTGTAAACAGTGATTGGTTAGACACTAGATAGACTTTCAGTTGTTTTAAACAGTGGCATAAGTTTCTGATTGGGGTTTTTAGACAGTGATGTGGTAGGGGCTGCCAGGGATGTGCTCATCTCCCCACTTGACCACCAGGATGTACTCCCCCTTCTCTTTGAGCTGGTAGCTGACGTTGTACAAGCGGTTGCCCAAATGTTTCACTAGGATCTCCTCACAGGGGACTTTGGGACCATCCACACCGACCAGGAGCATGTTACGACCTGCAGATAGATCAATAgattgttagtagtagtagtagtggcagCGTAGTGCCTCCTCAGTATGcatcacacacatatttctggGTGTTTTACACACCTGCTTTGCTACAGTCAacactgaagctgtttttcTGCCCGATGAAGCCCTTGGTCAGGCCCAGGCCCTTGGCCGTGACCTTGCTGGCATCTGACTGTGTGGGAACAGCCTGCTGAGAACAGCTGATGGCCCGGGTCACAGGGTCGACCATGACAGAGGAGGTTTCGTGCATACTGTGGCTGGACACGAGTTTGGAACCTGCAAAATGGGGTCTCAGTTAATCTCAGAGGTAATCACACTCAGTTTGTAAtgttctgacatttttattCCAAATTCTTACATTTTCTTTGCCTAAAAAACAAAGCTCTTCCTCACCAGTGATCTTGGCCTTAAAGGGGCTTCCAACGATGTGGTAAGGACCGCCGTATTTGATGGAAATGAGATAGTTGCCGGGAGCCATTGGTGTGTATGTGACCCTGTAGCCCTCGGGGCACTCCACACAGTCCATCTTCACCTTGGAGGGCCCATCGATGGTCACAGCTAAAGCACCGGGGCCTGCGTTGCTCGTGTTCACCACAAATTCACATGCAGTTCCTGGAGGCGAATGAGACAGAATATGGAGGATTGAGGGGACGATGGAGGTGAATGGTTTAGTGCAGAGGTCAGCCCCTCTACATTGGCTCCCTTTAGCTTTGAAAGAAACAATAATATGGTCTATGTCTCCAGCTACAGCTCTCCCTGCCTCCTTCAAGTGGCTTCTCACCCCCTGGTAAGCTAAAGATGGATAAatccaaaaaaggaaaatagagaGTTTCACTCTGCGTGGACAGATTCATTTGCTTTCACTGCCAACGATGCTGGCTTACCTGTCTGCTTGATATGTGGCGAGAAATtagcaaacaacaaaaaatgcaatGTTGAAAGACATTTCCAGAACAAATATACTTTCAAGAAGTGGCTGGACAGTTGATTGCTGTACGTGGCTGAGGAAAAGAACAGAAGACGATGACAGCAAACTGAAGTGGACTTAACTCATAATTAAATACAAGCTGGACTATTTTTATGTTACTCTTTTTAAAGCTATTAGGCTGCAgctatatgttttatttatgccAAAGTCtactactttttattttattaaatttccACACATAAGGCGAGGATTCAAAtggttgagtttttttttcctcctcttcaaaAGTCAACATATTTCTTTTTGTAGTTCTATAATTTCATACATGCAACAAACTATAGTTGTTTTATATATAGTATAACTATATATAAAACTTAATACGCGGTGTTATCTTCATTTTAAGGGTCAAATAGGTTTTGCGGCTCCAGATGAATGATATTTGGTGGGAGACAGTAGGACAGGGAAGAAGCTGGTTCTCATTTCCATCCCCATTTCTTTTTGTTATGCTGAGTAGAGGGCCGGTGTGTTACCTGTGGTGCCTCCCTCCAGTCCTTGTCCGTATGCAGACACCATCCCGGGGTCTCCAGCCTGGCCCGTCTCTCCTACTCGGATCTTAAACGGACTACCAGGGATGTGGCTTCCGTTGAACTTCACATCAATGAGATAGAGACCGTTTTCTCTGGGGATGAACCGGACTGCGTACTTATCTAGTCGAGCAGAGAAGAGGGAAACGTAATCAAAATTCGCCCAAAAATGCAACATCCTTTTAGAGCGATCCGTCTGAAGGTGTTTAGGAGTCTGGGTGCCATCTCTGTTGTTACCTTGGTCGATCTCAGTGACGCAACATTCCTCCAGAGCTCCAGATGGGCTGTGGACTTTTGCGTCAATCACCCCCTTTGCGCCATTCAGGCTGACGGCAAATGACGCCGGCTGGTTCACCTTCAAACCCGACTCCTGCTCGAcaacacatactcacacactcagcacGGTATCGCCATTAATGAACACCAACCGAACAACTATCCAACTTTCCCCCCTGCCGACCACAACAATCAGCAAACTGTTACTCAATACGGTCTGCTGAACAGCATCATGACCGCCACAGTATCAGATGACTAATGGCACTGTTTAGCTTACCTGGAGGTCGCTAACAAGGCTAAAGAGGAGGGCTGGGCAGTGtaaaggcagagagagcagctagTTGTGGGAGTTAAACAGAAATAGAAGAGAGAATGTAAGTTCCTGTATATGTGTGAGCACATCTCTACTTGTGTGAGAGTGGGTCTGCATGCAGGTGAAGATACAAATGAATGTATGGAAGCCTTTTTccagcagaaagagaaaaaaaatagatgaaaagtTTTGAGAGATATCCATCTCACAGTTTTAGTGAGTGGTAATGCTTACTTAGTATCTCAGAAGTATGACTCTTTATTTCTACCCTGGATTCACcccttgttttcattttgtgcttcCACAGTGTTGTATTTACTTGTGAGAGTGtgtacagagacagaggagaaacagcCCATGTCAGACCTCTTTAACCCTTTAGCGCCCCATATCACGTTTAGAGGAGGGAGGCTGTTGGGAGCCTTTAGAATGAGGCacgagaaacacacacagtcctctaGTATCCCAGAAGCCCTTGCACTGCCTAACAATGCAGTAGCAGCTGCTGATCCTAGGCCTGCATCCCTGAACTATCATCTTGTGCACCTCCAACCCTCTCGGCCTGCTGAAACACTCACTACTCTGCTACAGACTTAATTTCAAACTAACCAATAACTGTGATATCTGTCTTTGTTACCAACTCGTCACTAGCAAAGTCTTCATGAGCTGAAAATATTTGTCTATTGTGTAAAAACTTCATAAAGCTGGAACATGATATTTTGTCCACACCTGGACTACTTAGATCTGATATaacacaaaaagtaaaactatgagctgctgctgctgcattgtaGGCAGTGTCCTGtgggctggtgtgtgtgcacacggacgtgtgtgtgtgtctcagagccTCACCTGAAGACTGGCAACAGTGAGGCGGCGGGCGTCATCCGACGGGGAGGCCACGGGGACGATGAAGGGGCTGTCAGGGATGTGCTCATCGTTGAAACGGATCGACACCTCATAGTCTCCTACAGGAGAATGGATTTCAAGTGAGAAAGTTACAacaatcacacaaaaacagtgactgtcttcataaaaaacaacatttatcCCAAAGGACAAGAGTATGAATATATGGAGAGGAACAAAACAGACAGCGTTTAAGACGAGAAATGTTCtgaatggataaaaaaaaaaaaagtctcatcCTGTCACACACTCTCTTCTCTTACCAGGCTCCTGCACGATGTATGACACTCCACTGGAGCCGTCCTTGCGGTCTTCGAAAGCGATTTCAGCCTTGCTCGGCCCCTCCACAGCGATGCTGAGACCTCCGGCTCCAGCCTCCCTCGTCCAGATGCTGAACTCAGCTACACACAGCACAGGGGCCCAAACAGAGTCAGGTACACGGTTTAAGATAACatactgcagcacacacacactaataatcCAGCCATCACACTAACCTGGTACTCCAGCCTCCGCTCTCTCCAGGCCCGGCCCTCCAGCAC
This sequence is a window from Pempheris klunzingeri isolate RE-2024b chromosome 11, fPemKlu1.hap1, whole genome shotgun sequence. Protein-coding genes within it:
- the emd gene encoding emerin (Emery-Dreifuss muscular dystrophy); translated protein: MSLSEKSDEEISKLLEEHGIKHGPIVDSTRSLYEKKLEKAMEAAAAKGSSDKTYYREEEEEVTYITYHTVRHDAYGDMHKRRGHEEPDEEEDDDDEESDSDTEPPVQITNKTANHSAAGSRQSVAKSGGSVWKVIRRLLLLAVLAAVLYYAYCRVIHNSENPFGIQ